Proteins from a single region of Streptococcus oralis:
- a CDS encoding glycosyltransferase: MKKTIVLAGDYAYIRQIETALKSLCYHNSHVKVYIFNQDIPQEWFRALRPIVEQIGGELVDVKMLGAQFQMNWSNKLPHINHMTFARYFIPDFVEEDKVLYLDSDLVVTVDLTPLFEMDLGENYLAATPSCFGVGVGFNAGVLLINNKKWRTEAVRQELVELTEREHQHVSEGDQSILNMLFHDSYAPLDQNYNFQIGFDSGAASHGHEFIFQIPLEPLPAILHFLSQDKPWNTHSVGRLREVWWHYHLMEWSAITEKWRQAGIDYPVTVYQPVMTCVNLTNSWHLEKIDYLVQALPEVHFYIAAYTTMAPELMLLSRFENVTLYPNTFPLLVEKLIQQADVYLDINHDDKLSVVYDYISRFEKPILTFDNTQSRELPESAYAGIFSAERPEEMVAALTAYLDEKTHEN; the protein is encoded by the coding sequence ATGAAAAAAACAATTGTTCTCGCAGGAGATTATGCCTATATTCGTCAGATTGAAACAGCACTCAAATCTCTCTGCTACCATAATAGCCATGTCAAGGTCTATATCTTTAACCAGGATATTCCCCAGGAGTGGTTTCGTGCTCTCAGACCGATAGTAGAGCAAATCGGTGGTGAGTTAGTGGATGTCAAGATGCTTGGCGCCCAGTTTCAGATGAACTGGAGCAACAAACTGCCCCATATCAATCACATGACCTTTGCACGTTATTTTATCCCTGATTTTGTCGAAGAGGACAAGGTTCTTTACTTGGACAGTGATCTGGTAGTGACGGTTGATTTGACGCCCCTCTTTGAAATGGATTTAGGGGAAAACTACCTAGCTGCCACACCATCTTGTTTTGGAGTTGGGGTTGGCTTTAATGCAGGTGTACTCTTGATCAATAACAAAAAATGGCGGACAGAAGCCGTGAGACAAGAGCTAGTTGAGTTGACGGAGCGGGAACACCAACATGTGAGTGAAGGAGACCAGTCCATCCTCAATATGCTCTTTCATGACAGCTATGCTCCTCTGGATCAGAACTATAATTTCCAGATTGGTTTCGACAGCGGGGCTGCCTCACATGGACATGAGTTTATCTTCCAGATTCCCCTAGAGCCTCTGCCAGCTATCTTGCATTTCCTATCCCAAGACAAACCTTGGAACACTCATTCGGTTGGGCGTTTGCGTGAGGTTTGGTGGCACTATCATCTGATGGAGTGGTCTGCCATTACTGAAAAATGGCGTCAGGCAGGAATTGACTATCCAGTCACAGTCTATCAGCCAGTTATGACTTGTGTTAATTTGACTAACTCCTGGCATCTTGAGAAAATCGACTATCTGGTTCAAGCATTGCCAGAGGTGCATTTCTACATTGCAGCCTATACGACGATGGCACCGGAACTCATGCTCTTATCACGTTTTGAAAATGTGACTCTCTATCCCAACACCTTTCCCCTCTTGGTTGAGAAACTGATCCAGCAGGCAGATGTCTACCTTGATATTAACCACGATGACAAGTTGAGTGTTGTTTATGACTATATTTCACGCTTTGAGAAACCAATCTTGACTTTTGACAATACCCAGTCGCGGGAACTGCCTGAAAGTGCCTATGCAGGTATTTTCTCAGCAGAAAGACCAGAAGAAATGGTAGCAGCTCTGACAGCTTATCTGGACGAAAAAACTCACGAAAACTGA
- a CDS encoding glycosyltransferase, producing the protein MKKELQKAIVLGGDNAYMDKIETTIKSICAHNRAVTFYVFNDDLPSEWFQLMERRLEPLASKIINVKISHQGLKGYSLPLAHLSYATFFRYFIPQYVSEDLALYLDSDIIVRSNLDELFLEDMADWPVAAVADALVPSTFNAGVLLINVALWRQEKVTEHLLSLTDQLHDQVFGDQGVLNHLFEGRWKPLLATYNFMVGMDTVARNYQMDSWYRDSLATEKTAKIIHYTGDKPWYQINLNRFREEWWFYYGLEWSDIVMKKCDFHKGLASLVQAPQYATAIFTNTCHIERIEHLIQELPDVEFSILAHTNFAPEIMNLQSHLNVRLYPYFNPMNVRKVLEKIDFYLDINHEDEIANIIQEVQQREIPIFAFETTSHDLSGCSHVYSPAAVNQMIESIRTLLESQKQSL; encoded by the coding sequence ATGAAAAAAGAGCTTCAAAAAGCCATTGTACTCGGTGGTGATAATGCTTATATGGACAAGATTGAAACAACAATCAAATCAATCTGCGCCCATAACCGAGCAGTGACTTTTTATGTTTTCAATGATGATTTGCCATCCGAATGGTTTCAGCTCATGGAGAGACGTTTAGAACCTCTAGCCTCAAAAATCATCAATGTCAAGATTAGTCATCAAGGTTTGAAAGGGTATAGTTTGCCACTAGCCCACCTAAGTTATGCAACTTTCTTTCGTTATTTTATACCTCAATATGTCAGCGAAGACCTAGCCTTGTACCTGGATTCGGATATCATCGTTAGATCAAACTTAGATGAACTCTTTTTAGAAGACATGGCAGACTGGCCAGTAGCTGCTGTAGCAGATGCTCTAGTTCCTAGCACTTTTAATGCAGGTGTCTTGCTGATTAATGTGGCTCTCTGGCGCCAGGAAAAGGTGACGGAGCACTTGTTGAGTTTGACAGACCAACTGCATGACCAAGTTTTTGGCGATCAGGGCGTGTTAAATCACCTTTTTGAAGGTCGTTGGAAACCGCTGCTAGCCACCTATAATTTTATGGTTGGTATGGATACAGTGGCTCGAAATTACCAGATGGATTCTTGGTATAGGGACTCTCTTGCTACTGAGAAGACAGCCAAGATTATTCATTATACTGGGGACAAGCCTTGGTACCAAATCAACCTCAATCGTTTCAGGGAGGAATGGTGGTTTTACTACGGACTAGAGTGGTCTGATATCGTCATGAAAAAATGTGACTTCCATAAAGGATTGGCATCTTTAGTTCAAGCTCCCCAGTATGCGACCGCTATTTTTACCAATACGTGTCACATAGAGAGAATCGAGCACCTAATCCAAGAACTGCCCGATGTAGAGTTCTCTATCCTAGCTCATACCAATTTTGCGCCGGAAATCATGAACTTGCAATCACATCTAAATGTACGCCTCTATCCTTACTTTAATCCCATGAATGTCAGAAAAGTCTTGGAAAAGATTGACTTTTACTTGGATATCAATCATGAGGATGAAATTGCAAACATTATCCAAGAGGTGCAGCAAAGAGAAATCCCTATATTTGCTTTTGAGACCACTAGTCATGACTTGAGTGGTTGCAGTCATGTCTACTCACCAGCAGCCGTAAATCAAATGATCGAGTCTATCCGCACGCTTTTGGAGTCACAGAAGCAGTCGTTGTGA